The Vigna unguiculata cultivar IT97K-499-35 chromosome 6, ASM411807v1, whole genome shotgun sequence genome contains a region encoding:
- the LOC114188094 gene encoding protein PELPK1-like: MASSKSLITVFVLALAFSSMSMSLAARHLLQNTAPNFPTIPSLPKPAALPPLPSLPTLPQTTVPPLPSLPTTLPSLTNTLPPLPQLNLPPMNSLPSIPTFTIPTTMPSIPFLSPPPSTSSP; this comes from the coding sequence ATGGCCTCCAGCAAATCACTGATCACAGTTTTTGTTCTTGCTCTGGCCTTCTCAAGCATGAGCATGAGCCTAGCAGCACGCCATCTTTTGCAGAATACTGCACCAAATTTTCCAACAATTCCCTCTTTGCCTAAACCAGCAGCATTGCCTCCTTTGCCTTCACTTCCAACACTACCTCAGACCACTGTTCCACCTTTGCCTTCACTTCCAACAACACTGCCATCTCTGACTAACACTCTGCCTCCACTTCCACAGCTCAACCTTCCTCCAATGAATTCATTGCCCTCAATTCCCACCTTCACAATTCCAACCACCATGCCCTCCATCCCCTTCCTCTCCCCACCACCTTCCACCTCCTCTCCTTGA
- the LOC114188093 gene encoding protein PELPK1-like, which yields MASNKSFITVFVLALTFSGMMSMSLAARHLMQASAPNLPGIPSLPKPTLPPMPSIPALPQGNVPPLPTIPSLPTTLPPLPTNIPTIPTINVPPFPTFTIPTTMPSIPFLSHHLPPPPLKLPFISSSWASYHLSLIPTSAKLHACHRYCLIPFV from the coding sequence ATGGCCTCCAACAAATCATTCATCACAGTTTTTGTTCTTGCTCTGACCTTCTCAGGCATGATGAGCATGAGCCTAGCAGCTCGCCATCTTATGCAGGCAAGTGCACCAAATTTGCCCGGCATTCCCTCTTTGCCTAAACCAACATTGCCACCTATGCCTTCAATTCCAGCCCTTCCTCAGGGTAATGTTCCTCCACTGCCCACTATCCCATCTCTCCCTACCACTTTGCCTCCACTTCCTACCAACATCCCAACAATTCCAACAATCAATGTTCCTCCATTTCCCACATTCACAATTCCAACTACTATGCCCTCCATCCCATTCCTCTCCCACCACCTTCCACCTCCACCCCTTAAACTACCTTTCATTTCTTCATCCTGGGCAAGCTACCATCTCAGTCTGATTCCTACCAGTGCCAAGTTGCATGCTTGCCATAGATATTGCCTGATTCCTTTTGTGTGA
- the LOC114188095 gene encoding dolichyl-diphosphooligosaccharide--protein glycosyltransferase subunit 4A, with product MIDDEALGVIANFLGILIFALVIAYHFVTADPKYEAS from the coding sequence ATGATTGATGATGAAGCCTTGGGAGTCATTGCCAATTTTCTCGGCATCTTGATTTTTGCTTTGGTTATAGCTTACCACTTTGTCACAGCAGACCCCAAATATGAAGCCAGCTAA
- the LOC114187658 gene encoding uncharacterized protein LOC114187658, whose amino-acid sequence METAMGTTVKNHLHDGKINTFVVNRTPNALVLRILSRSLFLILVLASLPFLLKALIGLSSSPNAAHGSLNVEQLDFILDNFADEGLLKDNDKTLLVNSPVPNGFDNEMHVLMDSDSESKKLFVDESYHFVLTNGSIDVDFIDRILKINGILAFPLGPKPSDYAFREKANYRVVHIMRYGFLIVGLKKTGPAKRMEDSDSSTKKKQLAKERKALEGLEDVHLEPPGKAWVKSRNYSSSIKYLPDVVGDSLEGYNRRVFISAGLAEENERVMEWFNRNYPTKNKKFETHSLVAAPEKHCDVSGWLCKNVREEDYVVMKAEAEVVEEMMVKKRAVGLVDELFLECKNEWWHSEKTMNGRAYWECLTLYGRLRDAGVAVHQWWD is encoded by the coding sequence ATGGAAACCGCCATGGGGACCACCGTGAAGAACCATTTGCACGATGGAAAAATCAATACTTTCGTCGTTAATAGGACTCCCAATGCGCTCGTTTTGCGCATTTTGTCGCGCTCCTTGTTCTTGATCTTGGTCCTTGCCTCCTTGCCTTTCCTGCTAAAAGCTCTCATAGGTTTATCTTCCTCACCCAACGCTGCACATGGCTCTCTGAATGTGGAACAACTGGATTTTATTCTTGACAATTTCGCCGACGAGGGTCTCCTCAAAGATAACGACAAGACACTCCTTGTGAACTCTCCCGTTCCGAATGGCTTTGACAATGAGATGCACGTTCTCATGGACTCTGATTCGGAGAGCAAGAAGTTGTTCGTGGACGAGTCTTACCATTTTGTATTAACGAATGGCTCCATCGATGTCGACTTTATTGACCGCATTCTGAAAATCAACGGCATTTTGGCTTTCCCTCTGGGCCCTAAACCGTCAGATTATGCATTCAGAGAAAAAGCTAATTACAGAGTTGTTCACATTATGCGATACGGGTTTCTTATTGTCGGGTTGAAGAAAACTGGGCCAGCCAAGAGGATGGAAGATTCTGATTCTTCCACCAAGAAGAAGCAGTTGGCGAAGGAGAGAAAGGCGCTGGAGGGTCTTGAAGATGTTCATTTGGAGCCTCCGGGAAAGGCTTGGGTTAAGTCGAGAAATTACTCGAGTAGTATAAAGTATCTACCTGACGTGGTGGGTGATTCTCTAGAAGGGTACAACCGGAGAGTGTTCATCAGTGCAGGGTTGGCTGAGGAGAACGAGAGAGTGATGGAATGGTTCAACAGAAACTACCCGACGAAGAATAAAAAGTTTGAGACTCACAGCCTGGTGGCGGCGCCGGAAAAGCATTGTGATGTTTCTGGTTGGTTATGTAAGAATGTGAGGGAGGAAGATTATGTGGTGATGAAGGCAGAAGCAGAGGTTGTTGAGGAGATGATGGTGAAGAAGAGAGCAGTGGGTTTGGTGGATGAACTGTTCCTGGAGTGTAAGAACGAGTGGTGGCACTCGGAGAAGACCATGAATGGAAGAGCGTATTGGGAGTGTCTCACTTTGTATGGGAGGCTAAGGGATGCAGGAGTTGCAGTGCACCAATGGTGGGACTAA
- the LOC114187158 gene encoding peptidyl-prolyl cis-trans isomerase FKBP12 produces the protein MGVEKQLLRAGTGPKPLPGQNVTVHCTGFGKNGDLTQKFWSTKDPGQTPFSFKIGQGSVIKGWDEGVIGMQIGEVARLRCTPDYAYGAGGFPAWGIQPNSVLEFEIEVLSAN, from the exons ATGGGAGTGGAGAAGCAATTGTTGAGGGCTGGCACCGGTCCCAAGCCACTTCCTGGTCAAAACGTCACCGTTCACTGCACTGGTTTCG GGAAGAACGGCGATCTTACTCAGAAATTTTGGAG CACAAAGGATCCTGGCCAAACCCCTTTCTCCTTCAAAATCGGCCAAGGCTCTGTCATCAAAG GATGGGATGAAGGTGTGATTGGCATGCAAATTGGTGAAGTTGCTCGTCTCCGG TGCACTCCTGATTATGCTTATGGTGCCGGTGGCTTTCCTGCTTGGGGAATACAGCCCAACTCTGTTCTGGAGTTTGAAATCGAAGTCCTAAGTGCGAATTGA
- the LOC114187710 gene encoding transcription factor SAC51-like, whose protein sequence is MVKAHRSWPYPQHVAWPSPYFNSPCTSAEPSSLVRSTYMNSSTCIFPGFTTPATPDLKSEQTNEVQGFLQHPSFKPCLNATRTGEAMQNASLQKKLLMFDHSGSKTRLLYSPVFPFVQSPIVTATQFTQIYDVNEEARATNIGLKHWPVYTSPEETRKDRIDNEESEMHEDTEEINALLYSDDSYDDDDDDDGDDDEVTSTGHSPLVTEKTCVTQEQFVDMKEEVASTDWPNKRQKLIDGGFNRLPPLVESASSERLDKMCEYASDVESSYSSSSGVYSTRQTKDKSTADDIQLKKDKIRKLLRVLENFIPGAKGKHPLLVIDGTIEYLESLMSQTGTLKYH, encoded by the coding sequence ATGGTTAAGGCTCATAGGTCTTGGCCTTACCCACAGCACGTGGCTTGGCCATCACCTTACTTTAATAGCCCCTGCACCTCAGCAGAGCCCAGTTCGCTTGTTCGTTCAACATACATGAACTCTAGCACTTGCATCTTTCCCGGGTTCACAACTCCTGCTACCCCAGATTTGAAGAGTGAGCAGACCAATGAAGTGCAAGGATTCCTTCAGCATCCCAGTTTCAAACCATGTTTGAACGCAACACGTACTGGAGAGGCTATGCAAAATGCATCTTTGCAGAAGAAGTTGCTTATGTTTGACCACTCTGGTAGTAAGACAAGGTTGCTTTATAGTCCTGTCTTCCCTTTTGTCCAGAGTCCAATTGTTACCGCTACCCAATTTACTCAAATTTATGATGTAAACGAAGAAGCACGGGCAACTAATATAGGTCTAAAGCATTGGCCCGTGTACACTTCACCAGAAGAGACTCGAAAGGATCGTATAGATAATGAAGAAAGTGAAATGCATGAAGACACAGAAGAAATCAATGCATTGCTTTATTCTGATGATtcttatgatgatgatgatgatgatgatggtgatgatgatgaggtAACTAGTACAGGTCATTCTCCATTGGTTACTGAAAAAACATGTGTGACTCAAGAACAGTTTGTGGATATGAAGGAGGAAGTTGCTAGTACTGATTGGCCAAACAAAAGGCAGAAGTTaattgatggtggattcaatAGATTGCCACCACTTGTGGAGAGTGCTAGTTCCGAAAGGCTAGATAAAATGTGCGAGTATGCCAGTGATGTTGAATCAAGCTATTCTAGTAGTAGTGGGGTGTATTCTACAAGGCAAACTAAAGATAAATCAACAGCTGATgatattcaattgaaaaaggATAAAATCCGTAAATTGTTGAGAGTTCTTGAGAACTTCATTCCAGGAGCAAAAGGAAAGCATCCCCTATTAGTCATCGATGGTACCATTGAGTACTTGGAATCTCTGATGTCCCAAACTGGTACACTGAAATATCACTAA
- the LOC114189039 gene encoding root phototropism protein 3-like, with the protein MWESESESATGHKYGGGLLTSTNHGVKTEGFVQRGNSWYVATDIPSDFLVQIGEASFHLHKYPLVSRSGKLSRIIYETHDPDLNKIVMDDIPGGAEAFELAAKFCYGVAVDLTAGNISGLRCAAEYLEMTEDLEEGNLIFKAEAFLSYVVLSSWRDSIVVLKSCEKLSPWAENLQIVRRCSESIAWKACANPKGIRWSYTGRPAKISSPTWNDMKESSPSRNQQVPPDWWFEDASILRIDHFVRVITAIKVKGMRFELVGAAIMHYATKWLPGLISDTANPGDEASNCSVSNSSSSGGGSSWKGGLHMVVTGTKEDSSSVQAKEQRMIVESLVSIIPPQKDSVSCSFLLRLLRMAIMLKVAPALVTELEKRVGMQFEQATLADLLIPSYSKGETMYDVDLVQRLLEHFIVQEQTESSSPSRQSFSDKQHMGMGCILNAKARVARLVDSYLTEVSRDRNLSLTKFQVLAEALPESARTCDDGLYRAIDSYLKAHPTLSEHERKRLCRVMDCQKLSIDACLHAAQNERLPLRVVVQVLFAEQVKISNALATSSVKDVESESHAMVTNRKTLLEGTPQSFQEGWTAAKKDINTMKFELESVKAKYMELQNDMASLQKQFDKMLKQKHSSAWSSGWKKLSKLGRTTNLVENQDDSPKIPDSIEHNRKTARRWRRNSIS; encoded by the exons ATGTGGGAATCTGAGAGTGAGTCAGCGACAGGACACAAATATGGGGGTGGACTTCTCACTTCAACTAACCATGGTGTCAAGACTGAAGGATTTGTACAAAGAGGCAACTCTTG GTATGTTGCTACTGATATTCCAAGTGACTTTCTAGTTCAAATCGGAGAAGCTAGCTTCCACTTGCACAAG TACCCCTTGGTATCTCGGAGTGGAAAGCTGAGTAGAATCATATATGAAACGCACGATCCAGATTTGAATAAAATAGTCATGGATGATATCCCTGGTGGGGCAGAGGCTTTTGAGCTTGCGGCCAAATTCTGCTATGGAGTTGCCGTTGATTTAACAGCAGGCAACATCTCAGGGCTAAGATGTGCTGCAGAGTATCTAGAAATGACCGAGGACTTAGAAGAAGGGAACCTTATATTCAAGGCAGAAGCTTTCCTAAGCTATGTTGTTTTGTCTTCATGGAGAGACTCCATAGTTGTGCTGAAAAGCTGCGAGAAGCTGTCACCATGGGCAGAGAACCTTCAAATTGTTCGCAGATGCAGCGAGTCCATTGCTTGGAAAGCGTGTGCTAATCCCAAAGGGATAAGGTGGTCCTACACTGGAAGACCAGCGAAAATTTCCAGCCCAACATGGAATGACATGAAGGAATCGAGCCCAAGTAGGAACCAGCAGGTTCCTCCTGATTGGTGGTTCGAAGATGCCTCAATCCTTAGGATTGATCACTTTGTCAGAGTCATCACTGCCATTAAGGTAAAGGGCATGAGATTTGAATTGGTCGGTGCTGCAATAATGCATTACGCGACTAAGTGGCTACCGGGATTGATCAGTGACACAGCAAACCCAGGTGATGAAGCAAGCAACTGCAGTGTGAGTAACAGCAGTAGTAGTGGTGGTGGCAGTAGTTGGAAAGGGGGACTTCATATGGTTGTGACCGGAACAAAAGAAGACAGTTCAAGCGTTCAAGCTAAAGAGCAAAGGATGATCGTGGAGAGCCTTGTCAGCATTATTCCACCTCAGAAGGACAGTGTCTCGTGCAGTTTTCTTCTCAGGCTACTGAGAATGGCAATCATGTTAAAGGTTGCACCTGCACTGGTTACTGAATTAGAGAAAAGGGTGGGAATGCAGTTTGAACAGGCTACACTCGCTGATCTTCTGATTCCTTCTTACAGTAAAGGAGAAACTATGTATGACGTTGATCTTGTTCAGAGGCTCTTAGAACATTTTATCGTTCAGGAGCAGACTGAAAGTTCTAGTCCGAGTAGACAATCATTTTCTGATAAACAACACATGGGAATGGGATGCATCCTAAATGCTAAGGCAAGAGTGGCAAGGCTTGTTGACAGTTATCTCACAGAGGTTTCAAGAGATAGGAACCTTTCCCTGACAAAGTTTCAGGTTCTTGCAGAAGCTTTGCCTGAGTCAGCTAGGACCTGTGATGATGGACTTTACAGAGCAATTGATTCCTATCtcaag GCACACCCAACACTTTCTGAGCATGAGAGGAAGCGACTGTGCCGTGTGATGGACTGTCAGAAACTCTCCATTGATGCATGCTTGCATGCTGCTCAAAATGAAAGGCTTCCATTAAGGGTTGTAGTGCAAGTTCTATTCGCGGAACAGGTGAAGATAAGCAATGCACTGGCCACGAGTTCTGTGAAAGATGTTGAATCTGAGAGCCATGCAATGGTAACGAACCGGAAAACACTTCTGGAAGGGACACCACAATCGTTCCAAGAAGGATGGACGGCTGCTAAAAAAGACATCAACACAATGAAGTTTGAGCTTGAGAGTGTGAAAGCCAAGTACATGGAGCTTCAAAATGACATGGCCAGTTTGCAGAAACAGTTTGATAAGATGCTAAAGCAGAAACATAGTTCTGCATGGAGCAGTGGGTGGAAGAAACTCAGCAAACTTGGAAGGACCACAAATCTAGTAGAAAACCAGGATGATTCTCCTAAGATTCCAGATTCGATAGAACACAACAGAAAGACTGCTAGAAGGTGGAGGAGAAACTCAATATCCTGA